In Acidaminococcus timonensis, one DNA window encodes the following:
- a CDS encoding LicD family protein — MDKKSTILLKEKEIKSRELNILLSFQEFCQKKHLRFYLSGGTLLGAVRHHGFIPWDDDIDVCMPRKDFEKLIDVYPKISQGYQLRAERLGNFSAPFAKIVDTKTVVETQYSTDNINAQLWIDIFPVDGLPESLQQVRHIYKLCGFYRKLFTLADVKLGEGKTTFHKYAKYILKPLARIYGKKRCTKKINELAQQYPYNTCQYVGAITWGLYGVGERMLKSEFEEQVMVEFEGHKFPTFSCWDSYLHGLYGDYMELPPVEKRQTHDMKVYVKE, encoded by the coding sequence ATGGATAAAAAATCGACAATCCTTTTAAAAGAAAAAGAAATAAAAAGCAGAGAATTAAATATTCTACTTTCTTTTCAGGAGTTTTGCCAAAAAAAACATTTGCGTTTTTATTTAAGTGGCGGAACTCTTTTAGGAGCTGTTCGTCATCATGGATTTATTCCTTGGGATGACGACATAGATGTATGTATGCCCCGAAAAGATTTTGAAAAACTAATCGATGTTTATCCTAAAATATCACAAGGATATCAACTCAGAGCTGAACGATTGGGGAATTTTTCGGCCCCTTTTGCTAAAATTGTTGATACTAAAACCGTAGTGGAAACACAATATTCAACAGATAATATAAACGCTCAATTATGGATTGATATTTTTCCTGTTGATGGATTACCTGAATCTTTACAACAAGTTCGTCATATCTATAAGCTATGTGGTTTTTATCGCAAGTTATTTACTTTAGCTGATGTAAAGCTTGGGGAAGGAAAAACAACTTTTCATAAATATGCTAAATATATTTTAAAACCCTTGGCAAGAATTTATGGAAAAAAACGTTGTACAAAAAAAATTAATGAACTGGCTCAGCAATATCCTTATAATACCTGCCAATACGTAGGTGCTATCACTTGGGGCCTTTATGGTGTAGGTGAGCGCATGTTGAAAAGTGAGTTTGAAGAGCAAGTTATGGTAGAGTTTGAAGGTCATAAGTTCCCAACTTTTTCTTGTTGGGATTCTTACCTTCATGGGCTTTATGGCGATTATATGGAGCTTCCGCCTGTGGAAAAAAGACAAACCCACGATATGAAAGTCTATGTAAAGGAATGA
- the ispD gene encoding 2-C-methyl-D-erythritol 4-phosphate cytidylyltransferase, protein MNIAVIFAGGTGKRMNTKSKPKQFLEMHGKPVLIYTLENFENHPMIDHIILVCLEDWIGYAAALLKKFRITKVRKIVPGGSTGQESIYHGIKAAEELYGGNHTVLIHDGVRPLINEDTITRCISSVKENGNGITVSPAIETIFLKEKQNNRVGQIFDRSRCEMAKAPQCFKLQEIYEAHQKAQAEGLNDFIDSASLMQYFGHELFTVEGPAENIKITTPSDFYVFRAIMDARENLQILGL, encoded by the coding sequence ATGAACATAGCCGTTATTTTTGCCGGTGGTACCGGAAAACGTATGAATACCAAATCAAAACCAAAGCAATTTCTGGAAATGCATGGAAAACCGGTATTGATTTATACGTTGGAGAATTTTGAGAACCATCCCATGATTGACCATATCATTCTGGTTTGCCTGGAAGACTGGATTGGTTATGCAGCAGCTCTATTAAAAAAGTTCAGGATTACTAAAGTTAGGAAGATTGTCCCAGGTGGCTCTACTGGTCAGGAATCAATCTACCATGGAATAAAAGCTGCAGAAGAACTGTATGGAGGAAACCATACTGTTTTGATCCATGATGGGGTGCGGCCTTTAATCAATGAAGATACCATAACACGATGCATTTCCAGCGTAAAGGAAAATGGCAATGGGATTACAGTGTCTCCTGCAATTGAAACCATTTTTTTAAAGGAGAAACAGAACAATCGAGTGGGTCAAATCTTCGACCGTTCCCGCTGTGAAATGGCCAAAGCACCTCAATGCTTTAAACTGCAGGAAATCTATGAAGCCCATCAGAAAGCGCAGGCGGAAGGGCTGAATGATTTTATTGATTCGGCCAGCCTGATGCAGTATTTTGGACATGAACTTTTTACGGTAGAAGGCCCGGCAGAAAATATAAAGATTACTACGCCGTCTGACTTTTACGTATTCCGGGCCATCATGGATGCCCGGGAAAACTTGCAGATTCTTGGATTGTGA
- a CDS encoding NAD-dependent epimerase/dehydratase family protein: MGAMEDVLQEDLAAVSQADYIPWNQLQGQSVLVTGGTGLIGSTVIKALCYANTAKKLRLKIFALVRNLEKAEQMLGHENEVLHFLQGSVEQLPEINESVDYIIHGASPTASLFFVEHPVETIQIAVQGTSNLLKLAKEKAVKSFIYLSSMEVYGAPQADTLIPESQGCTLDSMTVRSCYPLSKRLCENLCASYAQEYHVPAKVIRLAQTFGPGVLKDDKRVFAEFARDAMDGKDIVLQTSGTSKREYLYTADAVTAILTVLLEGANGESYNAGNPETYCSIVEMAQLVAQQIAEDKIQVQFPYNETEISFKFPPSHHLHLDISKLENLGWKATKNLKDMYLRMMAVMEGKTKND, encoded by the coding sequence ATGGGTGCAATGGAAGATGTTTTACAAGAAGACCTGGCTGCCGTCAGCCAGGCTGATTATATTCCCTGGAATCAATTGCAGGGGCAGAGTGTCCTGGTAACTGGCGGCACAGGACTCATTGGATCAACTGTAATCAAGGCCCTTTGTTACGCCAATACGGCAAAAAAATTACGTTTGAAGATATTTGCCTTGGTTCGGAATCTGGAAAAAGCAGAGCAGATGCTGGGCCATGAAAATGAAGTGCTACATTTTCTCCAGGGATCCGTTGAACAGCTTCCTGAAATCAATGAGTCAGTAGATTATATCATCCATGGGGCCAGTCCGACTGCCAGTTTGTTTTTTGTGGAGCATCCTGTGGAAACCATCCAGATTGCAGTTCAGGGAACGTCCAATTTGTTGAAGCTGGCAAAAGAAAAGGCGGTAAAAAGCTTTATTTATTTGTCCAGTATGGAAGTTTATGGCGCTCCCCAGGCTGATACATTAATCCCGGAATCTCAGGGATGTACGTTGGATTCCATGACGGTACGCAGCTGTTATCCCCTTTCCAAACGGCTTTGTGAGAATTTATGTGCCAGCTATGCGCAGGAATATCATGTACCAGCTAAGGTGATTCGTTTGGCGCAGACATTTGGGCCCGGCGTTTTGAAAGATGACAAACGGGTTTTTGCCGAATTTGCCCGAGATGCCATGGACGGGAAAGATATAGTTCTACAAACCAGCGGGACTAGTAAGAGAGAATATCTCTATACAGCAGATGCGGTGACTGCTATTTTAACAGTGCTTTTAGAAGGCGCGAATGGAGAATCCTATAATGCAGGGAATCCAGAAACCTATTGCAGTATTGTCGAGATGGCACAGTTGGTAGCACAACAAATTGCGGAAGATAAAATTCAAGTTCAATTCCCTTATAATGAAACAGAAATAAGTTTTAAATTTCCGCCTTCCCATCATCTTCATTTAGATATCAGTAAATTGGAAAATCTCGGATGGAAAGCAACTAAGAATTTAAAGGATATGTACTTAAGAATGATGGCTGTAATGGAAGGAAAAACTAAGAACGATTAA
- a CDS encoding glycosyltransferase family 2 protein yields MDDKILVSKPLVSIIIPVYKVQDYLAKCLDSLVLQTYKNIEIIVIDDGSPDNSVSICKQYAERDSRIYFIAQENTGVTAARLNGFFHSHGEFIMFVDADDYVSLQIVERMLRFQQKYQVDLVSCQYYDVVDGREMPATVRPAPGYYDKKNIYQLLSSNFLYDKSTGLAGMSGFLCTRLFKRNFVHAALEAGKDLIHSEDQVGIFKVLCNINNMYIMQEPLYYYVVRKGQATKSYNASYWKNFELLFKRLQEIDQENYLKAQLPERAIMILKDLIKMEFQNENASILQRYLSAKKNFSNTLWYLGKNADTSAMRWKGRLQYRLIMHQNILLYGGCLLLSNILKKILQKIKIENLWKKKLNLYKKQSP; encoded by the coding sequence ATGGATGATAAAATATTAGTATCAAAACCATTAGTGTCTATTATTATACCCGTATATAAAGTCCAAGATTATTTAGCTAAATGCTTGGATAGTTTAGTGTTACAAACCTATAAAAATATTGAAATTATTGTAATAGATGATGGAAGTCCAGATAACAGTGTGTCTATTTGCAAACAATATGCAGAGAGAGACTCGCGGATATACTTTATTGCGCAAGAGAATACTGGAGTTACTGCAGCTAGATTGAACGGCTTTTTCCACTCCCACGGAGAATTTATTATGTTTGTTGATGCAGATGATTACGTTTCGCTGCAAATTGTAGAACGTATGCTGCGATTTCAACAAAAATACCAGGTTGATTTGGTTTCCTGTCAATATTATGATGTAGTAGATGGACGAGAAATGCCTGCTACAGTCCGTCCTGCACCTGGTTATTATGATAAAAAAAATATATATCAGCTTTTATCAAGTAATTTTCTGTATGATAAATCTACAGGATTGGCAGGAATGTCCGGATTCCTCTGTACTAGGCTTTTTAAACGCAACTTTGTACATGCTGCATTGGAGGCCGGAAAGGATCTTATCCATAGTGAAGATCAGGTCGGTATCTTTAAGGTGTTGTGTAACATAAACAATATGTATATAATGCAAGAACCTCTGTATTATTACGTTGTACGGAAAGGACAGGCAACAAAGAGCTACAATGCATCATATTGGAAAAATTTTGAACTATTATTTAAAAGATTGCAGGAAATTGATCAAGAGAATTACTTAAAGGCACAATTGCCTGAAAGAGCTATCATGATTTTAAAAGACTTGATTAAAATGGAGTTTCAAAATGAGAATGCTTCTATTTTACAGAGATATCTTTCTGCTAAGAAAAATTTTTCAAATACATTATGGTACTTGGGAAAAAATGCAGATACTTCTGCTATGAGATGGAAAGGGAGATTGCAGTATAGATTGATAATGCATCAAAATATTTTATTGTATGGAGGATGTCTTTTGTTAAGCAATATTTTAAAAAAAATATTGCAAAAAATAAAAATCGAGAATTTATGGAAAAAGAAGCTTAATTTATATAAAAAACAAAGTCCTTAG
- a CDS encoding O-antigen ligase family protein, which translates to MDRYSILIGISIVSLIFDNIPKMLQLNTISSGFANKLTWYSLSLLFLLKLIELYTGKIKFEIQERQKLKYLAFLLCVFLISSIHGLLIYPYYDAILSGPISQIEKLPRLLQFFQQHNITISAQNLLVGWIGIRAVKGTISYVLYTFGFSFILYIILKKKYPVYLSLLYKCVTVTVCILSVYSCIELLYLAGNPFAKFILMKINPLLHTTAIQHGWWPPLLWKNQLRSVFSEPSQMGNYAGFALPFLWLQILKAKKILTPELILTVFYTFLIFMTKARTPVAMYWGLFILFVFMSIFLTRKIYLKRVIIIFGISVFSLLLSVGFIKNFMQQQHQKSVTVESYLSDNVGSLTKKNVRSNGARYARIRSNLKTGIEHPLFGVGNQLTSSYTVHNFNEYDLQNQEVQLWVQSFNEQGPLKYSLDALNEYVSKFAQYGIIGLITFLLPLFYIFLKLLRKLKQTTGYDQLDTLAITLSLIGSAVAGCNGSLIWLYTYWIILAYAYADIYQETTEI; encoded by the coding sequence ATGGATAGATATAGTATTCTTATTGGTATTTCTATAGTTTCATTGATCTTTGATAATATACCTAAAATGTTGCAATTGAATACCATTAGCAGTGGGTTTGCTAATAAATTAACATGGTACTCTCTAAGCTTATTATTTTTATTAAAGCTAATAGAATTGTATACGGGAAAAATAAAATTTGAAATTCAAGAAAGACAGAAGCTGAAATATTTAGCTTTTTTATTATGTGTTTTTTTGATTAGCAGTATTCATGGATTATTGATTTATCCGTATTATGACGCAATATTATCCGGACCTATCTCTCAAATTGAAAAACTACCACGGTTACTTCAATTTTTTCAGCAGCATAATATTACTATATCGGCACAAAACCTCTTAGTTGGCTGGATTGGAATCAGAGCAGTTAAGGGGACAATTTCCTATGTCCTTTATACCTTTGGTTTCTCTTTTATTTTGTACATAATCTTAAAAAAAAAGTATCCGGTGTATTTAAGCTTATTATATAAATGCGTCACTGTGACTGTTTGTATTCTCTCAGTTTATTCCTGCATTGAATTACTTTATTTAGCAGGTAATCCTTTTGCCAAGTTTATTTTGATGAAAATCAATCCACTGTTGCATACAACAGCAATACAACATGGCTGGTGGCCTCCACTTCTTTGGAAAAATCAACTTCGTTCTGTATTTTCAGAACCATCTCAAATGGGCAATTATGCAGGATTTGCGTTGCCTTTTTTATGGTTGCAAATTTTGAAAGCAAAAAAAATATTGACACCTGAACTGATTTTAACTGTTTTCTATACTTTCTTAATTTTTATGACTAAAGCACGCACTCCTGTGGCAATGTATTGGGGCCTTTTTATTCTATTTGTTTTTATGTCGATTTTCTTAACAAGAAAAATATATTTAAAGCGAGTCATAATTATATTTGGAATTTCTGTGTTTTCACTTTTATTATCAGTAGGGTTTATTAAAAATTTTATGCAGCAACAGCATCAAAAATCTGTTACTGTAGAAAGTTATTTAAGTGATAATGTTGGATCTTTAACGAAAAAAAATGTCAGGAGCAATGGCGCACGGTATGCTCGAATTCGTTCTAATTTAAAGACAGGAATTGAACATCCGTTATTTGGCGTGGGGAATCAGCTTACATCTTCCTATACGGTTCATAATTTTAATGAATACGACTTGCAAAATCAAGAAGTTCAATTATGGGTCCAGAGTTTTAATGAACAAGGTCCGCTAAAATATAGCTTAGATGCGTTGAATGAGTATGTATCTAAATTTGCACAGTATGGTATCATTGGTCTGATAACATTTTTATTACCCTTATTTTATATTTTCTTGAAGCTTTTGAGAAAGCTCAAACAGACAACTGGGTATGATCAATTGGATACATTAGCTATTACGTTGTCATTGATTGGCAGTGCTGTAGCTGGATGCAATGGATCTTTAATATGGCTTTATACATATTGGATAATCTTAGCTTACGCATATGCAGACATTTATCAAGAAACTACAGAAATATAA
- a CDS encoding oligosaccharide flippase family protein, with protein MNERKVGILLSYLNIALHAIVGFLYVPILLHYIGKSEYGLYQLIGSLIAYFSIMDFGLTAAVTRFYTKYKALKDKVGMENILAISLYGYGGATALSLLVGIVCYWNLDGIFGASMTAGELQEARQMFLLLLFNIAVSLSTMVFRSVINAHEKFLFLKGLETVQLILQPALVILILQKYPTAMAVAVAQTALNVGLILARIYYCFVRLHITIRFHYWNQDLFRDFKKLALSVFCVSLIDQVFWKTNQIILGIVQGTAAVAVYSIASLIYMNYMALSTAISGVYLPHITEMVAQRKPMRELSALFIQIGRWQYYLLALVATGFMIFGRQFIQLWAGTGFEESYWITILIILPFTIDLIQNIGLAILQAMNRYDFRAKIYFLTGVLNLVLAIPLGMKYGGIGCAVATGFSMLMGNGVVMNYFYKKYIGLDIPEFWKEIGKITLRVGICLVIGYGVDHVVPGSGKVVFLLKVLGYTLLYGVTVYVTAMSPEEKEKVRGIGRKFG; from the coding sequence ATGAACGAACGTAAAGTAGGTATCTTACTCAGCTATCTGAATATAGCCCTTCACGCTATCGTCGGTTTCCTTTACGTCCCCATTCTCCTGCACTATATTGGAAAATCGGAATATGGCCTGTACCAACTGATTGGATCCCTGATTGCCTATTTCAGCATCATGGATTTTGGCCTGACGGCGGCGGTTACCCGGTTTTATACCAAGTACAAAGCGTTAAAGGACAAGGTGGGGATGGAAAATATTCTGGCCATTTCTCTGTATGGGTATGGGGGTGCCACGGCTCTTTCTCTGCTGGTGGGGATTGTCTGTTACTGGAATCTGGATGGGATTTTCGGGGCCAGTATGACGGCGGGGGAGTTACAGGAAGCTCGGCAGATGTTCCTGCTGCTGCTGTTCAACATTGCGGTGAGCCTTTCCACCATGGTGTTCCGGTCGGTGATCAATGCCCATGAAAAATTCCTGTTCCTGAAAGGGCTGGAAACGGTACAGCTGATTCTGCAGCCGGCATTGGTCATCCTGATTCTCCAGAAGTATCCTACGGCCATGGCAGTGGCGGTGGCCCAGACGGCGCTGAATGTGGGGCTGATCCTGGCACGGATCTACTACTGTTTTGTCAGGCTGCACATTACCATCCGATTCCATTACTGGAATCAGGACCTGTTCCGTGATTTCAAGAAGCTGGCATTGAGTGTTTTCTGTGTCAGCCTCATTGACCAGGTGTTCTGGAAGACCAATCAGATCATCCTGGGGATTGTGCAGGGGACGGCGGCAGTGGCTGTGTATTCCATCGCTTCCCTGATCTATATGAATTATATGGCTTTATCCACAGCAATCTCCGGTGTCTATCTGCCCCATATCACAGAAATGGTGGCCCAGAGAAAACCGATGAGGGAGCTGTCTGCTTTATTTATCCAGATCGGCCGCTGGCAGTATTATCTGCTGGCGCTGGTGGCCACCGGCTTTATGATTTTCGGCCGGCAGTTTATCCAGCTGTGGGCGGGAACCGGTTTTGAAGAGTCCTATTGGATCACCATCCTGATCATCCTGCCCTTTACCATTGATCTGATCCAGAATATTGGTCTGGCCATTCTACAGGCCATGAACCGATATGACTTCCGGGCGAAGATTTATTTTCTCACCGGAGTGCTGAACCTGGTGCTGGCCATCCCTTTGGGAATGAAATACGGCGGCATAGGTTGTGCGGTGGCCACTGGTTTTTCCATGTTGATGGGGAATGGGGTGGTCATGAACTATTTCTACAAGAAATATATCGGGCTGGATATTCCGGAATTCTGGAAAGAAATTGGTAAAATTACCCTGCGTGTAGGGATTTGCCTAGTTATTGGGTATGGTGTGGATCATGTGGTTCCCGGTTCTGGGAAAGTTGTATTCCTCCTTAAAGTGCTAGGGTATACGCTGCTTTATGGGGTAACGGTGTATGTTACGGCCATGAGCCCGGAGGAGAAGGAAAAAGTGCGGGGGATTGGGAGAAAGTTTGGGTAA
- a CDS encoding P-loop NTPase fold protein, with protein MKWQTIQRTLIIAIFACVIFILFSEQIVKQQIAISLLNALFAFFWLWYGRSRNADKILKNIYLGLGECFIIWHSLEPARMKFLYFIINLVVLLICYCIWKYKNRNNARTLEENEKHLLFPEHQADLERIRILIKDDNILGVQSPYGEGKSFVVDRLCTDLMENEKWDVIHIESLAYSYKDFDKVLIQKISQVLKENHIYSFYATELLQCIKETLWGKLSLPQLFHSSVEASSTIVGLREDLLQLEKPVLIVFEDIERVHDSEYVKRLFAIAERLCSNKAKFILEYDASVLNGQGIDFQFREKYLPFEVNISDIPYRKLICYLWDETEKAEYTDLKRWEIEDYRKAALLSSYGPLFLALQQSYEEIELEKIKAGNFSVRRVRNYLIESKLYLSKKEGLSEEAKRIILKVLYLKFFHHNMFEKLKPGKSLEEVYLFKNKGDDKTLFEFYSHVLNSKNPKATFKELMKNGQNHDSYYLFCFLGYEGYDYVKKIENEKKSTEPSKLDYTQHLQNQEKRERINRIIWNLLMNGESEYSDQQLFMKRFVNEVLEAGNEEMQLTAWGRLQNQSLNEKIYKNNNGIFYFGINYFVSLAQGMYVCGYQEKWPDFFQFYKRIQKEIVVDVDFVKMLSFVDIKSKDTLLISAMDFFNQGKLIGNLNQKQEYYHFLYEYIDCIGRWEFIHSLAPLELENWRVISGFTLTNERLVKILKQLWEDTNDELRKKNNKRLIKELQIIQKFIQKNIELIEMQNPYSIDRPSVEMKAKTIHTHQKEVDMIYEMLNQYPDNPQALVECEKMMDEFYEEGKLTIYELRSAQRSVARKKKITIRNVNANIKVSHLRSKCS; from the coding sequence ATGAAATGGCAGACGATACAAAGAACCTTGATAATTGCAATCTTTGCTTGTGTTATTTTCATCTTGTTCAGTGAACAAATCGTAAAGCAGCAGATTGCCATTTCCCTGTTGAATGCGCTCTTTGCCTTTTTCTGGTTATGGTATGGTAGGTCCAGGAATGCTGATAAGATCCTAAAGAATATTTACTTGGGGTTGGGAGAATGCTTTATCATTTGGCATTCTTTGGAACCTGCCAGAATGAAATTCTTATATTTCATAATAAATTTAGTAGTCCTATTGATTTGTTATTGCATATGGAAATATAAGAATCGTAATAATGCACGGACTTTGGAAGAAAACGAGAAACACCTGCTCTTTCCAGAACATCAGGCTGATTTGGAAAGAATTAGGATTTTGATTAAAGATGACAACATATTGGGAGTTCAGTCTCCTTATGGAGAAGGAAAATCTTTTGTGGTTGATCGGTTGTGTACTGATCTCATGGAAAATGAAAAGTGGGATGTGATTCATATTGAATCGTTGGCGTACAGTTATAAAGATTTTGATAAAGTACTCATCCAAAAAATTTCCCAGGTCTTGAAAGAAAACCATATTTACTCTTTTTATGCAACAGAATTGCTTCAGTGTATCAAAGAAACTTTGTGGGGCAAGTTGTCATTGCCACAACTGTTCCATTCTTCTGTTGAAGCGTCTTCTACTATTGTAGGACTCAGAGAGGACCTGCTCCAATTGGAAAAGCCGGTTCTGATTGTTTTTGAAGATATTGAGCGGGTACATGACTCTGAATATGTGAAAAGATTGTTTGCCATTGCAGAAAGATTATGCAGTAACAAGGCAAAATTTATATTGGAATATGATGCATCTGTGTTGAATGGACAAGGAATTGATTTTCAGTTCAGAGAAAAGTATCTTCCTTTTGAAGTGAATATAAGTGATATCCCTTACAGAAAACTGATTTGCTATTTATGGGATGAGACCGAAAAAGCAGAATATACGGATTTGAAGAGATGGGAGATTGAAGATTATCGAAAAGCAGCATTACTTAGTAGTTATGGTCCTCTTTTTCTTGCATTGCAGCAAAGCTATGAAGAAATAGAGCTGGAAAAGATAAAAGCTGGTAATTTTTCTGTACGAAGGGTTCGGAATTATTTAATAGAGTCCAAGTTATATTTATCTAAAAAGGAAGGGCTGTCTGAGGAAGCAAAGAGAATCATTTTGAAAGTTCTCTATTTGAAATTTTTCCATCATAACATGTTTGAAAAATTAAAGCCTGGAAAGTCGTTGGAAGAAGTTTATCTGTTTAAAAATAAAGGTGATGATAAGACCCTGTTTGAATTTTATTCTCATGTTTTAAACAGCAAAAATCCGAAAGCTACATTTAAAGAATTAATGAAGAATGGGCAAAATCATGATTCGTATTATTTATTCTGCTTTCTTGGATATGAAGGATATGATTACGTCAAAAAAATAGAAAATGAGAAAAAAAGTACAGAACCATCAAAATTAGATTATACGCAGCATCTGCAGAATCAGGAGAAGAGGGAACGAATCAATCGCATTATTTGGAACTTACTCATGAACGGAGAATCAGAGTACAGCGATCAGCAACTGTTCATGAAGCGATTTGTGAATGAAGTACTTGAGGCTGGAAACGAAGAAATGCAACTGACAGCATGGGGAAGATTGCAAAATCAGTCACTGAATGAAAAAATATATAAAAACAATAATGGTATTTTCTATTTTGGAATCAATTATTTTGTGTCGCTGGCACAAGGAATGTATGTTTGTGGTTATCAAGAAAAATGGCCAGACTTTTTTCAGTTTTACAAGAGAATCCAAAAAGAGATTGTTGTTGATGTGGATTTTGTTAAGATGCTTTCATTTGTAGACATAAAGAGTAAAGATACCTTGCTTATTTCTGCAATGGATTTTTTTAATCAAGGGAAGCTTATTGGAAACCTAAACCAGAAACAAGAGTATTATCATTTTCTATATGAATATATTGATTGCATCGGACGTTGGGAGTTTATTCATTCTCTGGCACCATTGGAACTTGAGAATTGGAGAGTAATCAGCGGGTTTACTTTAACGAATGAACGGTTGGTTAAAATATTAAAACAACTATGGGAGGATACAAACGATGAATTGAGAAAGAAAAATAATAAAAGGTTGATTAAAGAATTACAGATCATTCAGAAGTTTATTCAAAAAAATATTGAGCTAATAGAAATGCAGAATCCATATTCAATAGATAGACCAAGCGTTGAGATGAAGGCAAAAACAATTCATACCCATCAAAAAGAAGTGGATATGATTTATGAAATGTTGAACCAGTATCCTGATAACCCACAAGCACTGGTTGAATGTGAGAAAATGATGGATGAATTTTATGAAGAGGGAAAGCTAACCATTTACGAACTGCGCTCTGCGCAACGTTCGGTGGCAAGAAAAAAGAAAATTACAATTAGGAATGTGAATGCTAATATAAAAGTGAGCCATTTAAGATCTAAATGCTCATGA
- the istA gene encoding IS21 family transposase encodes MVITMKDYGQIRQMYIRDGKSIRQIAREMHISRNTVAKYCKGNALPGIRCEYHRTSAVITEEVTRFIQSCLDEDAKEPNKKQHHTAKRIYDRLVEETGFTGGASTVRRCVHLLRGNLQEAFVPLAHLPGDAMQIDWGEAVVYLKGVRTKVNFFCARLCYSCAPFVVCFRRKNTEALLEALRKALEFFGGVPAKVIFDNDRVAVKEKGGKEAIAQEKYEAFAAHYCFHTVFCNVRSGNEKGLVENLVGWVRRNVFVPVPRVDALDELNRLLLDKCKVYANTHKIPGRENPVKDLLLEDQKRLCPLPGSPFDASRAAVCRVTPFSVVRFVANDYSVPVKYVGQEVTVRAYAEQIRIFAKGELIAEHARNYGQNQQILKLAHYLPLLEYKPRSILEAKPVRQNLSAALLQFLETNAFSSEQLVEILRLCAADGENAFWEHKEQFMVSDRKAHILTDPVKVQQTDLSMYDQLLQEGGTMCRTQV; translated from the coding sequence ATGGTCATCACTATGAAAGATTATGGTCAAATTCGCCAGATGTACATTCGCGATGGAAAATCTATCCGCCAGATTGCCAGAGAAATGCATATCTCCCGTAATACTGTGGCCAAGTATTGCAAAGGAAATGCACTCCCGGGCATCCGCTGCGAATATCATCGGACATCTGCAGTGATTACAGAGGAGGTGACTCGATTCATCCAGAGCTGTCTGGATGAAGATGCGAAAGAACCCAATAAGAAGCAGCACCACACAGCCAAGCGGATTTATGACCGCCTGGTAGAAGAAACTGGATTTACAGGAGGTGCAAGCACAGTCCGGCGCTGCGTTCATCTGTTACGTGGCAATCTTCAGGAAGCCTTCGTCCCTTTGGCTCACCTTCCAGGTGATGCGATGCAGATTGATTGGGGTGAAGCTGTGGTTTACCTCAAAGGAGTGCGTACTAAAGTCAATTTCTTTTGTGCCCGCCTTTGCTACAGCTGTGCTCCTTTCGTGGTCTGTTTCCGCAGGAAGAATACGGAAGCTTTACTTGAAGCATTGAGAAAAGCTCTGGAATTCTTTGGGGGCGTCCCTGCTAAGGTCATTTTTGACAATGACCGGGTAGCCGTTAAGGAAAAAGGTGGCAAAGAAGCCATTGCCCAGGAAAAGTATGAAGCATTTGCAGCCCATTATTGCTTCCATACCGTTTTCTGCAATGTCCGGAGTGGAAATGAAAAAGGACTGGTGGAGAATCTCGTAGGCTGGGTCCGCCGGAATGTCTTTGTCCCTGTACCCAGAGTAGATGCGCTGGACGAATTGAACAGACTCCTGCTGGATAAATGCAAGGTGTATGCGAATACGCATAAAATCCCTGGACGGGAGAACCCTGTAAAGGATCTGCTCCTGGAAGACCAGAAACGTCTCTGCCCACTGCCGGGCAGCCCTTTTGATGCAAGCAGAGCAGCAGTCTGCCGAGTAACACCCTTTTCTGTTGTCCGATTCGTCGCTAACGATTATTCTGTGCCCGTGAAATATGTGGGACAGGAGGTCACGGTGCGAGCCTATGCTGAACAGATTCGGATCTTTGCCAAGGGGGAACTGATTGCTGAACACGCCAGAAACTATGGGCAAAACCAGCAGATTCTGAAACTTGCGCATTATCTGCCGTTGCTGGAATACAAGCCGCGCAGCATCCTGGAAGCAAAACCGGTACGGCAGAACCTCAGTGCTGCCCTGCTACAGTTCCTGGAGACCAATGCATTCAGCAGCGAACAGCTGGTTGAGATTCTGCGGCTATGTGCTGCCGACGGAGAGAACGCTTTTTGGGAGCACAAAGAGCAATTTATGGTTTCCGACAGGAAAGCGCATATCCTTACCGACCCGGTAAAAGTGCAGCAGACAGATCTTTCAATGTATGACCAGCTTTTACAGGAAGGAGGCACTATGTGCAGGACGCAGGTGTAA